The Terriglobus roseus region AGTGGACGCCCGCCTCTCCTACGACACCGAGAAGACGATCGAAGTGGCGAAGGACATCATTGCGCAGTACGCTGCCGCCGGTGTCAGCAAGGACCGCGTTCTGATCAAGATTGCCTCCACCTGGGAAGGTATCAAGGCTGCTGAGCAGCTTGAGAAGGAAGGCATTCACTGCAACCTGACGCTGCTCTTCGGTCTGCACCAGGCCATTGCCTGCGCTGAGGCGAACGTAACGCTGATCTCGCCGTTCGTGGGCCGCATCCTGGATTGGTACAAGAAGGACACGGGCAAGGACTACACCAGCGCGGAAGATCCCGGTGTTATCTCCGTCACCAAGATCTTCAACTACTACAAGAAGTTCGGCTACAAGACCCAGGTGATGGGTGCTTCGTTCCGCAACATCGGTGAGATTGAAGAGCTGGCCGGTTCTGATCTGCTGACCATCGCACCCAAGCTGCTGGATGAGTTGAACAGCAAGGAAGGCACGCTGGAGAAGAAGCTGGACGCCGACAAGGCAAAGTCCATGGACATCGAGAAGATCTCGATCGACAAGGCGACCTTCGACAAGATGCACGCAGAAGACCGCATGGCACACGACAAGCTGAAGGAAGGCATCGAAGGCTTCTCCAAGGCTCTGGAAGAGCTGGAAGCTCTGCTGGAAAAGCGTCTCAAGGAAGTAGCCGAGCCGGTGGGCGCGTAAGTCCACCGCTTGGAAAAGCAATGCAAGAGGGAGCCTTCGGGCTCCCTCTTCTGTTTGCGAGTCGCGATTTATAACAAGAAAGAGGTGGATTCCCATATGAGAATCCACCTCTTGTGTTTTGATTTGGTTTGCTACTGCGGTAGCGCGAAAGTGTAGAGCGTATCGGCTGCGCCGAAGACTACGTACTGCTGACCGTTGCGTTCGAAGGTCATAGGGCCGTTGGTTAGGTTGGTGCCAGGACGTGCATGCCACAA contains the following coding sequences:
- a CDS encoding transaldolase, whose product is MATLLDQLKQYTTVVADTGDMKSMEKFKPTDATTNPSLITAAANMPEYSHIVDDVLKTAKQKAGANSDDKAVAAEAFKTLAVAFGREILKIVPGRVSTEVDARLSYDTEKTIEVAKDIIAQYAAAGVSKDRVLIKIASTWEGIKAAEQLEKEGIHCNLTLLFGLHQAIACAEANVTLISPFVGRILDWYKKDTGKDYTSAEDPGVISVTKIFNYYKKFGYKTQVMGASFRNIGEIEELAGSDLLTIAPKLLDELNSKEGTLEKKLDADKAKSMDIEKISIDKATFDKMHAEDRMAHDKLKEGIEGFSKALEELEALLEKRLKEVAEPVGA